A DNA window from Arachis duranensis cultivar V14167 chromosome 3, aradu.V14167.gnm2.J7QH, whole genome shotgun sequence contains the following coding sequences:
- the LOC107481303 gene encoding RING-H2 finger protein ATL47 has translation MNPAVIFIIVILAIVFLISGIIQLVVRFLMRQRSSSSSIIQSNRFPDMSEPDAYQRQLQQLFHLHDSGLDQAFIDALPVFYYREIIGLKEPFDCAVCLCQFSEQDMLRLLPLCNHAFHIDCIDTWLMSNSTCPLCRGSLYDPGFAFDNPVYEFEGPIREDGVSGSGVGVGEAGSANNKHGESHIMSGKRVFSVRLGKFRSSNNGEGVVMGRGEGESSSSTSNFDVRRCFSMGSFQYVVADSDLQVALCPDTSGSMRKLKGRLAPQYGNSTSIDGDIEGEKINIARKGESFSVSKIWLWSRKDKVSNSSPETHLGNSHVTATLHG, from the coding sequence ATGAACCCTGCAGTGATTTTCATCATAGTGATCTTAGCTATTGTGTTCTTGATCTCTGGTATCATTCAATTGGTTGTTAGATTCCTCATGAGGCAAAGGTCCTCTTCTTCATCAATTATACAATCAAATAGGTTCCCTGACATGTCTGAACCTGATGCATACCAGAGACAGTTACAGCAACTCTTCCATCTCCATGATTCAGGCTTGGATCAGGCCTTCATAGATGCTCTCCCAGTTTTCTACTACAGAGAGATCATAGGTTTGAAGGAACCATTTGATTGCGCAGTTTGCTTATGTCAATTCTCAGAACAAGACATGCTGAGATTGCTTCCACTTTGTAACCATGCTTTTCACATTGACTGCATAGACACATGGCTCATGTCTAATTCAACTTGTCCCCTTTGTAGAGGGAGCCTCTATGATCCAGGGTTTGCATTTGACAACCCAGTTTATGAATTTGAGGGTCCAATAAGGGAAGATGGGGTTTCAGGgagtggtgttggtgttggtgagGCTGGTTCTGCCAATAACAAACATGGAGAAAGTCACATAATGAGTGGGAAAAGGGTGTTTTCTGTTAGGCTTGGGAAATTCAGGAGCTCAAATAATGGTGAAGGTGTGGTCATGGGAAGAGGTGAAGGAGAGAGTAGTAGTAGCACAAGTAATTTTGATGTGAGGAGGTGCTTCTCAATGGGGTCTTTTCAGTATGTGGTTGCTGATTCAGATTTGCAAGTGGCTTTATGCCCTGACACCAGTGGCAGTATGAGAAAATTGAAAGGAAGATTAGCTCCACAATATGGAAATTCTACTTCCATTGATGGGGATATTGAGGGGGAAAAAATCAACATTGCTAGAAAAGGTGAGAGCTTTTCTGTTTCAAAGATTTGGCTATGGTCTAGGAAGGATAAGGTATCAAATTCCTCACCAGAAACTCATTTGGGTAATTCTCATGTCACCGCAACTTTGCATGGATGA